A section of the Agrobacterium tumefaciens genome encodes:
- a CDS encoding VOC family protein yields MRMIFVNLPVKSIEVSRNFFTALGFSFNPEYSDDRTLCMIVEENIFVMLLQEERFRDFINGEIADAKSSTEVLTCLSAGSREEIDRMIATALASGGNGWKPVQDHGFMYAGSFQDPDGHVWELVHMTQQG; encoded by the coding sequence ATGCGCATGATTTTCGTCAACCTGCCGGTCAAGAGCATCGAAGTATCGAGAAACTTCTTCACGGCACTCGGTTTCAGCTTCAATCCGGAATATTCCGACGACCGCACGCTCTGCATGATCGTAGAAGAGAACATCTTCGTGATGCTTCTTCAGGAAGAGCGTTTTCGCGATTTCATCAACGGTGAGATTGCCGACGCCAAAAGCAGCACCGAGGTGTTAACCTGTCTTTCCGCCGGCAGCCGCGAGGAAATCGACCGGATGATCGCAACCGCTCTCGCATCTGGTGGCAACGGCTGGAAGCCGGTTCAGGACCACGGCTTCATGTATGCCGGCAGCTTCCAGGATCCCGACGGGCATGTCTGGGAACTCGTGCATATGACGCAGCAGGGCTGA
- a CDS encoding ABC-F family ATP-binding cassette domain-containing protein codes for MAPPILKLDDIKLTFGVTPLLDGANLQVEPGDRICLVGRNGSGKSTLMKIAAGLVEAQSGEVFRHPAATIRYLEQAPDFAGYDTVQAYAEAGLGPGDDPYRVTYLLEHLGLTGQENPESLSGGEARRAALARVMAPEPDILMLDEPTNHLDLPTIEWLESELQQTRSALVLISHDRRFLEKVSTSTVWLDRGQSRRLNRGFAHFEEWRDKVLEEEELEQHKLGKAIEREEHWMRYGVTARRKRNMRRVGELQAMRAEYRGHKGPQGSVQATVTEGRESGKLVIEADSITKAYGERVIVAPFSLRVHRGDCIGFVGPNGAGKTTLLKMLTGQLEPDSGTVKLGTNLEIATLDQKREDLNPNDTLAHYLTDGRGENLLVNGELKHVTGYMKDFLFQPEQARTPIRNLSGGERARLILARILARPTNLLILDEPTNDLDIETLDLLQEIVAGFSGTVILVSHDRDFLDRTVTSTIAPVNPDQPDGRWIEYAGGYSDMMAQRKGAADEKRKAEKQEKAKASSSASASQEPAKTKGKLSFKQKFALENLPKEMEKTQEEIAKREQRMADPELFAKDQTTFNKLAQEMEKLRDKLEAMEEEWLELEMLREELEG; via the coding sequence TTGGCACCCCCAATTCTGAAACTCGATGACATCAAGCTGACCTTCGGCGTGACCCCGCTGCTCGACGGCGCCAATCTCCAGGTAGAGCCGGGCGACCGCATCTGCCTTGTCGGACGCAATGGCTCGGGCAAGTCCACGCTGATGAAGATTGCCGCGGGTCTCGTCGAGGCGCAGTCGGGCGAGGTGTTCCGGCATCCGGCCGCGACGATCCGTTATCTCGAACAGGCCCCGGACTTTGCCGGTTACGATACGGTTCAGGCCTACGCCGAAGCGGGGCTCGGGCCCGGCGACGATCCCTATCGTGTCACCTATCTTCTCGAACATCTTGGCCTCACCGGACAGGAAAATCCGGAGAGCCTTTCCGGCGGCGAGGCCCGCCGGGCGGCTCTGGCCCGCGTTATGGCGCCGGAACCCGATATTCTGATGCTGGACGAGCCGACCAACCATCTGGACCTGCCGACCATCGAATGGTTGGAAAGCGAGTTGCAACAGACACGCAGTGCGCTGGTGCTGATTTCGCACGACCGTCGCTTTCTCGAAAAGGTTTCGACCTCTACCGTCTGGCTGGATCGTGGCCAGTCGCGCCGTCTCAACCGTGGCTTTGCCCATTTCGAGGAATGGCGCGACAAGGTGTTGGAAGAAGAAGAGCTGGAGCAGCACAAGCTCGGCAAGGCCATCGAGCGCGAAGAACACTGGATGCGCTATGGTGTGACCGCAAGGCGAAAGCGCAACATGCGTCGCGTCGGCGAGCTTCAGGCAATGCGCGCGGAATATCGCGGCCATAAGGGGCCGCAGGGCTCCGTCCAGGCAACCGTGACGGAGGGTCGAGAGTCCGGCAAGCTCGTCATCGAGGCCGACAGCATCACCAAGGCCTATGGCGAGCGCGTCATCGTCGCGCCGTTTTCGCTGCGTGTCCATCGCGGTGACTGTATCGGTTTCGTGGGCCCCAACGGTGCTGGCAAGACGACGCTTCTGAAGATGCTCACGGGCCAGCTCGAGCCGGATAGCGGCACGGTGAAGCTCGGCACCAATCTGGAGATCGCGACGCTCGACCAGAAGCGCGAGGATCTCAACCCGAACGATACGCTCGCGCATTATCTGACCGATGGCCGCGGGGAAAACCTGCTCGTTAACGGCGAGTTGAAGCATGTGACGGGGTACATGAAAGATTTCCTGTTCCAGCCGGAACAGGCCCGCACGCCCATTCGCAACCTGTCCGGTGGCGAACGCGCGCGCCTCATTCTCGCGCGTATTCTGGCGCGGCCGACCAACCTTCTGATCCTCGACGAGCCCACCAACGATCTCGATATCGAAACGCTCGACCTCCTGCAGGAAATCGTTGCCGGCTTCTCCGGCACGGTCATCCTCGTCAGCCACGACCGCGATTTTCTCGACCGCACCGTGACCTCCACGATCGCGCCTGTTAATCCCGACCAGCCTGACGGGCGCTGGATCGAATATGCCGGCGGCTATTCTGACATGATGGCGCAGCGCAAGGGTGCTGCGGACGAAAAGCGCAAGGCGGAGAAGCAGGAAAAGGCGAAAGCGTCATCTTCCGCCTCGGCGTCGCAGGAGCCTGCAAAGACGAAGGGTAAACTCTCCTTCAAGCAGAAATTCGCGCTCGAAAATCTGCCGAAGGAGATGGAGAAGACCCAGGAAGAGATCGCAAAACGGGAACAGCGTATGGCTGACCCGGAACTCTTTGCCAAGGACCAGACGACCTTCAACAAACTCGCGCAGGAAATGGAAAAGCTGCGTGACAAGCTGGAGGCCATGGAAGAGGAATGGCTGGAGCTTGAGATGTTGCGCGAGGAGCTGGAGGGTTGA
- the metA gene encoding homoserine O-acetyltransferase MetA translates to MPIKIPDTLPAFETLVHEGVRVMTETAAIRQDIRPLQIGLLNLMPNKIKTEIQMARLVGASPLQVELSLVRIGGHRAKNTPEEHLLSFYETWEEVRHRKFDGFIITGAPIELLDYEDVTYWNEMQKIFEWTRTNVHSTLNVCWGAMAAIYHFHGVPKYELKEKAFGVYRHRNLCPSSIYLNGFSDDFQVPVSRWTEVRRADIEKHPDLEILMESEEMGVCLVHEKAGNRLYMFNHVEYDSTSLSDEYFRDVHAGVPIKLPHDYFPHNDPELAPLNRWRSHAHLFFGNWINEIYQTTPYDLDAIGQMAA, encoded by the coding sequence ATGCCAATCAAGATTCCCGATACGCTTCCCGCCTTTGAGACCCTGGTTCATGAGGGTGTGCGGGTCATGACCGAAACGGCTGCCATCCGGCAGGATATCCGTCCGCTCCAGATCGGGCTTCTCAACCTCATGCCGAACAAGATCAAGACGGAAATCCAGATGGCGCGCCTCGTCGGCGCCTCGCCGCTTCAGGTGGAACTCTCGCTCGTCCGGATCGGCGGTCATCGCGCCAAGAACACGCCGGAAGAACATCTCCTCTCCTTCTACGAGACGTGGGAAGAGGTGCGTCACCGCAAGTTCGACGGTTTCATCATCACCGGCGCTCCCATCGAGCTCCTCGACTATGAGGACGTTACCTACTGGAATGAAATGCAGAAGATCTTCGAGTGGACCCGCACCAATGTCCATTCGACGCTCAACGTCTGCTGGGGCGCGATGGCCGCCATCTATCACTTCCACGGGGTTCCGAAATACGAGCTGAAGGAAAAAGCTTTCGGGGTCTATCGCCACCGCAATCTCTGCCCCTCCTCGATCTATCTCAACGGCTTTTCAGATGACTTCCAGGTTCCGGTCTCGCGCTGGACCGAGGTTCGCCGCGCCGATATCGAAAAGCATCCCGATCTCGAAATTCTGATGGAATCGGAGGAAATGGGTGTTTGCCTGGTGCATGAGAAGGCGGGCAATCGTCTCTACATGTTCAATCATGTCGAATATGATTCGACATCGCTTTCGGACGAGTATTTCCGCGACGTGCATGCCGGCGTGCCAATCAAGCTGCCGCATGATTATTTCCCGCACAACGACCCGGAACTTGCACCGCTCAACCGTTGGCGCAGCCATGCCCACCTGTTTTTCGGGAACTGGATCAACGAAATTTACCAGACGACGCCCTACGATCTCGACGCTATCGGACAGATGGCCGCCTGA
- a CDS encoding thiamine diphosphokinase, with amino-acid sequence MDNARFTILLGGDVTVTDRLKQAVANSRVIAADGGMRHAAPLGLTPELWVGDFDSANQALLDTWPDVKRQPYPAAKAVTDGEIAVSEALSRGARSLVLVGALGGPRSDHALQHLLYAVALAERGLEVTLTSGEEEARPLLPGSMDIDLPPASLFSVAGFTALEGLDIGNVRYPLDDFALAFGSSRTISNVANGGLVHFSLKSGKAIVLARPYDLTGA; translated from the coding sequence ATGGACAATGCGCGTTTCACCATTCTGCTTGGCGGCGATGTGACGGTTACCGATCGCCTGAAACAGGCCGTCGCGAATAGCCGCGTGATCGCTGCCGACGGCGGTATGCGCCATGCCGCGCCGCTTGGTTTAACACCCGAACTGTGGGTGGGCGATTTCGATTCCGCCAATCAGGCGCTGCTCGACACCTGGCCCGATGTCAAACGGCAGCCGTATCCGGCCGCAAAAGCCGTGACGGATGGGGAGATTGCCGTTTCGGAGGCGCTTTCCCGCGGCGCTCGGTCGCTGGTGCTCGTTGGCGCATTGGGCGGCCCACGCAGCGACCATGCACTTCAGCATCTTCTTTATGCGGTGGCGCTCGCCGAGCGTGGTCTTGAAGTGACACTGACATCCGGCGAAGAAGAGGCACGCCCCTTGCTCCCCGGTTCGATGGATATCGATCTGCCGCCCGCTTCGCTGTTCTCTGTTGCCGGCTTTACGGCCCTTGAGGGGCTCGATATCGGCAATGTGCGCTATCCGCTGGACGATTTTGCGCTTGCTTTCGGCTCTTCCCGCACTATTTCCAATGTCGCGAATGGCGGGCTCGTGCATTTCTCGCTGAAAAGCGGAAAAGCCATCGTGCTTGCCCGCCCCTATGATCTGACCGGAGCCTGA
- a CDS encoding polyprenyl synthetase family protein, with protein sequence MDAQMIKFEMRLRENAARTEGLLGQLLSGEARADEITRPEKLLAAIRHGVLNGGKRLRPFLVIESAALLGGDADAALHVGVALECLHCYSLVHDDLPAMDDDDLRRGQPTVHRKFDEATAILAGDSLLTLAFDIIASDENPLSPDRKVALVLSLARAAGIGGMAGGQALDLAAEKNPPDEPGVVTLQAMKTGALLRFACEAGALIAGSDLSERQRLRLFGEKLGLAFQLADDLLDLTADAATMGKATGKDAARGKGTLVALRGEEWARRKLQEQVGEASELLAPYGEKAAILTAAAKFIAERKS encoded by the coding sequence ATGGACGCTCAGATGATCAAATTCGAAATGCGGCTGCGTGAAAACGCGGCGAGGACCGAGGGCCTGCTCGGGCAACTGCTTTCGGGCGAAGCCCGCGCGGACGAGATAACGCGCCCGGAGAAGCTGCTTGCCGCCATACGCCATGGCGTGCTGAACGGCGGTAAGCGCCTGCGGCCATTCCTGGTCATCGAAAGCGCCGCGCTTCTGGGCGGAGATGCCGATGCCGCACTTCACGTCGGCGTCGCGTTGGAATGCCTTCATTGCTACTCGCTTGTTCATGATGACCTGCCAGCCATGGACGATGATGACCTGCGCCGCGGCCAGCCGACCGTGCATCGCAAATTTGATGAGGCGACTGCCATCCTCGCGGGTGACAGCCTGTTGACACTTGCCTTCGACATCATCGCCTCGGACGAAAATCCGCTTTCACCCGATCGCAAAGTCGCGCTTGTGCTTTCGCTTGCCCGGGCGGCCGGGATCGGCGGCATGGCAGGTGGGCAGGCGCTTGATCTCGCGGCCGAAAAGAACCCGCCCGACGAGCCCGGAGTCGTTACATTGCAGGCTATGAAAACGGGCGCCCTGCTGCGCTTTGCCTGCGAGGCTGGCGCGCTGATTGCTGGCAGTGACCTATCCGAACGGCAAAGACTGCGCCTCTTCGGTGAAAAGCTCGGCTTGGCGTTCCAGCTGGCCGATGACCTGCTGGACCTGACTGCCGACGCCGCCACCATGGGCAAGGCAACTGGCAAGGACGCTGCCCGTGGCAAGGGCACGCTTGTGGCCCTGCGCGGCGAAGAATGGGCGCGCCGCAAGTTGCAGGAGCAGGTGGGCGAAGCGAGCGAACTCCTGGCCCCCTATGGCGAAAAGGCCGCGATTCTCACCGCGGCCGCAAAGTTCATCGCTGAACGGAAAAGCTGA
- a CDS encoding aldose epimerase family protein: MSDGAAREDFGFTATGEKIERVTISKGGLTAKVITWGAVIQDLRLEGHQPPLVLGFDKFEDYKYSSYFGATPGRNANRIGNGKFSIDGHDYQLELNEKGVSHLHGGSDGMGKRNWMLMEHGESHVVLQIIDPDGRAGYPGNCTVTATYTILDGGVLSVVYETVTDKPTIANVCQHSYFNLDGADTALGHEISIAADLYLPTNERQIPTGEIRPVDGTVFDLRQPTPMRREENGEQVLYDHNFCLSPERRAKSKVARAYSPASDIALEVHTTEPGVQFYSAFKLDVPVPGLDGRRYGPFAGFCLETQIWPDAVNHPDFPNAILRPGETLRQETDYIFKKG; the protein is encoded by the coding sequence ATGAGCGACGGCGCGGCACGGGAAGATTTCGGTTTCACGGCAACCGGTGAGAAGATCGAACGGGTAACCATCTCCAAGGGTGGCCTTACGGCGAAGGTCATTACCTGGGGCGCCGTCATTCAGGATCTGCGCCTTGAGGGTCATCAGCCGCCACTCGTTCTCGGCTTCGACAAATTCGAGGATTACAAATATTCCTCCTATTTCGGCGCCACCCCCGGCCGAAATGCCAATCGCATCGGCAACGGGAAGTTCTCCATCGATGGCCACGACTATCAACTGGAACTGAACGAAAAAGGCGTAAGCCACCTGCATGGCGGCAGCGACGGCATGGGCAAGCGCAACTGGATGCTGATGGAACATGGCGAAAGCCACGTGGTCCTGCAGATCATCGACCCCGATGGCCGCGCTGGTTACCCCGGCAACTGCACGGTTACGGCCACCTATACGATCCTTGATGGTGGGGTGCTGTCGGTCGTTTACGAAACGGTGACCGACAAACCCACCATCGCCAATGTCTGCCAGCATTCCTATTTCAATCTGGATGGGGCGGATACGGCCCTCGGCCACGAGATCAGCATCGCCGCCGACTTATACCTTCCGACAAACGAGCGGCAGATCCCAACCGGGGAAATACGCCCCGTGGACGGGACGGTGTTCGACCTGCGCCAGCCGACGCCAATGCGACGCGAGGAAAACGGCGAACAGGTGCTCTACGATCACAATTTCTGTCTTTCCCCGGAGCGTCGCGCCAAGTCCAAGGTCGCCCGCGCCTATTCTCCAGCCTCCGACATCGCCCTTGAGGTTCACACCACTGAGCCCGGCGTGCAGTTCTATTCCGCCTTCAAGCTGGACGTTCCGGTTCCTGGCCTTGATGGCCGCCGTTATGGCCCGTTCGCCGGCTTCTGCCTGGAAACGCAGATCTGGCCTGACGCCGTCAATCATCCGGATTTTCCGAACGCCATCCTGCGCCCGGGCGAAACCCTGCGTCAGGAAACGGATTATATTTTCAAGAAAGGCTGA
- a CDS encoding OmpA family protein: MIKKIAIVALCGTYLSACTTTDPYTGEQKMSNTAGGAGIGAVVGALGGLAVGGSPVGRRNAALIGAGIGALAGGAIGNYMDGQEAELRAQLQGTGVSVTRRGDSIVLNMPSNITFATDQDQVIPPFYPTLDSVAIVLNKFNRTLIDINGHTDSTGSLPHNQALSERRAASVANYLGARGVDQRRISTLGFGPSQPIASNATPDGRAQNRRVEVLISPLKQ; encoded by the coding sequence ATGATCAAAAAAATCGCGATCGTCGCCCTTTGCGGCACTTATCTTTCCGCCTGCACCACGACCGATCCCTATACGGGCGAGCAGAAGATGTCGAACACGGCAGGTGGCGCCGGCATCGGCGCCGTTGTCGGTGCTCTCGGGGGTCTTGCTGTCGGCGGTTCGCCGGTCGGTCGCCGCAATGCTGCGCTTATCGGCGCTGGTATCGGTGCGCTCGCAGGTGGTGCGATCGGCAACTACATGGACGGCCAGGAAGCCGAGCTTCGCGCCCAGCTGCAGGGAACCGGCGTTTCGGTGACGCGCCGTGGCGACAGCATCGTTCTCAACATGCCATCGAACATCACCTTCGCGACGGATCAGGATCAGGTCATTCCGCCCTTCTACCCAACGCTCGATTCCGTCGCCATCGTGCTGAACAAGTTCAACCGCACGCTGATCGACATCAACGGCCACACCGATTCCACCGGTAGCCTGCCGCACAACCAGGCGCTTTCGGAGCGTCGCGCGGCGTCAGTCGCAAATTATCTCGGCGCACGCGGAGTCGACCAGCGACGTATCTCGACCCTAGGCTTCGGTCCGTCACAACCGATTGCCTCGAATGCAACGCCCGACGGCCGCGCGCAGAACCGCCGCGTTGAAGTACTGATTTCGCCGCTAAAGCAATAG
- the mtgA gene encoding monofunctional biosynthetic peptidoglycan transglycosylase translates to MSSTPESDADYAVSAQDRSSPKVDFRTLAKRIILTLLALLILPYLLIPVYALPFIRPVSTLMLADLATFQGYDRRWVPLEDISPRLVQSVMMSEDGQFCFHGGVDWNQMQSVVTDALDGASTRGASTIPMQTAKNLFLWNGRSFLRKGLELPLAIAADFVWSKKRMMEIYLNVAEWGPGIYGIEAAAQHHFKVPAAKLSSRQAALLAVSLPNPIDRVASKPGRGLQRLAGLIERRARASGSYVGCVLD, encoded by the coding sequence TTGAGCAGTACGCCTGAAAGCGACGCAGATTACGCCGTCTCGGCGCAAGACCGGAGCAGTCCGAAGGTGGATTTTCGCACGTTGGCCAAGCGCATCATCCTGACCTTGCTGGCATTGCTTATCCTGCCGTATCTGCTGATCCCGGTTTATGCGCTGCCATTCATCCGGCCGGTGTCCACGCTGATGCTTGCCGATCTCGCGACTTTTCAAGGTTATGACAGGCGCTGGGTGCCCCTCGAGGATATTTCGCCGCGCCTTGTTCAGTCGGTGATGATGTCTGAAGACGGGCAATTCTGTTTCCATGGCGGCGTCGACTGGAACCAGATGCAGTCCGTTGTGACCGATGCGCTGGACGGGGCCTCCACGCGTGGTGCCAGCACCATTCCAATGCAGACGGCCAAGAACCTGTTTTTATGGAATGGACGCTCTTTCCTGCGCAAGGGGCTGGAGCTGCCGTTGGCGATCGCGGCTGACTTCGTCTGGTCGAAAAAGCGGATGATGGAAATTTATCTGAACGTCGCGGAGTGGGGGCCGGGCATTTACGGCATCGAGGCCGCAGCCCAGCACCATTTCAAAGTGCCGGCCGCAAAGCTCAGTTCCAGGCAGGCAGCACTACTCGCGGTCTCGCTGCCCAATCCGATCGATCGTGTTGCAAGCAAGCCCGGGCGCGGACTGCAAAGGCTCGCCGGTCTTATCGAGCGTCGTGCCCGCGCCTCCGGCAGCTATGTCGGCTGCGTGCTGGATTGA